From Neobacillus sp. PS2-9, the proteins below share one genomic window:
- a CDS encoding DHHA1 domain-containing protein gives MVKLFTDIDLDGLGCGLIAKMAFGDKVNVYYCSYRNLNQRVESVITNPENAKEEIYITDLAVNQLIEKKLEERYQQGKQVQMIDHHVTAMHFNQYKWGFVKTEYETGNLTCATSLFYDYLIENQKIERNNALEEFIELVRQYDTWEWDQNNNVTAKRLNDLFYILNREKFEEEMLKRLTENKESFMLNETENLLLDIEEQKISRYIHSKSRQMVQTFVDDYCVGVVHAEQYLSELGNALNNLYPHLDMIVLLNVSGKKMGFRTIHDEVNVAEFAKRYGGGGHPKASGSEMTREAFKLFIENIFEFMPLKPDSDRNEYNVKNSTSVTSYQNQQGENFYVLSKEDNDFSILHNGKKLEGSFNTFTEAERFLKRKNSCWLRPDHEFLKFLSNVLGESLEEIKENYDEIISSRIMDVIEH, from the coding sequence ATGGTCAAGCTTTTTACAGATATCGATTTAGACGGACTTGGGTGTGGACTAATTGCAAAAATGGCTTTTGGGGATAAGGTCAATGTATATTATTGTTCATATCGAAATCTCAATCAAAGAGTTGAGTCAGTAATCACAAATCCAGAGAATGCTAAGGAAGAAATCTATATTACCGATTTAGCAGTAAATCAACTTATCGAGAAGAAACTTGAAGAACGTTATCAGCAGGGGAAACAAGTTCAAATGATTGATCACCATGTAACAGCGATGCATTTTAACCAATATAAATGGGGTTTTGTAAAAACAGAATATGAAACAGGAAATCTAACTTGTGCAACATCTTTGTTTTATGATTACTTAATTGAGAATCAAAAAATAGAGCGAAATAATGCTTTAGAGGAGTTTATTGAATTAGTTCGACAGTATGATACTTGGGAATGGGATCAAAACAATAATGTAACAGCAAAACGGTTAAATGATTTGTTTTATATTTTGAATCGGGAAAAGTTCGAAGAAGAAATGCTAAAAAGGTTAACTGAAAATAAAGAATCATTTATGTTAAATGAGACTGAAAATTTGCTTCTTGATATTGAAGAACAGAAAATTAGTCGATATATTCATTCTAAAAGCAGGCAAATGGTTCAGACCTTTGTTGATGATTACTGCGTAGGAGTTGTCCATGCGGAGCAGTATTTGTCAGAGCTCGGGAATGCCTTAAACAATCTTTATCCCCATTTGGATATGATTGTCCTATTAAATGTGAGTGGTAAGAAAATGGGCTTCCGAACCATTCATGATGAGGTCAATGTGGCAGAATTTGCAAAGAGATATGGGGGAGGAGGTCACCCTAAAGCATCTGGTTCAGAAATGACAAGAGAGGCCTTTAAATTATTTATTGAGAACATTTTTGAATTCATGCCACTTAAACCAGATTCAGATCGAAATGAATACAATGTGAAAAATTCAACATCCGTTACAAGTTATCAAAACCAACAGGGCGAAAATTTTTATGTTTTATCAAAAGAGGATAACGATTTTAGCATTTTACATAATGGAAAGAAATTGGAGGGAAGTTTTAACACATTTACGGAAGCAGAAAGGTTTCTTAAACGAAAAAATTCATGCTGGCTTCGTCCAGATCATGAATTTCTTAAATTTCTTTCGAACGTTCTTGGGGAATCACTTGAAGAGATTAAGGAAAATTACGATGAGATAATAAGCAGCAGAATAATGGATGTTATTGAACATTGA
- a CDS encoding acyltransferase family protein yields the protein MASTSKRSKYFDNAKFILIFLVVFGHLISPLKEQDGFLFTLYTVIFLFHMPAFIMISGYFAKGFKKKGYLSKSVKKILIPYFIFQIIYSIYYYFNGQEERLSFDFLHPHWSLWFLLSLFFWILLLYLFAKLKWIGFALAIVIGICIGYVDQAGSFLSLSRTFVFFPYFLLGYLLKENQLRRLIRTRYSLPIGLIIIAGTLIYFGVAFPKDAVPWLLGDTSYANMGGKEISDGLIRGIQYILTFIVIFGFMMLIPSGQFKVTKIGERTIYVYLFHGFIIKSIQSIIPEEVLDPIIGNYFLLIFISLIICLILGSFLIKKYTRPLVELEFPLSNRGG from the coding sequence ATGGCTTCTACTTCAAAAAGGAGTAAATATTTTGATAATGCAAAATTTATTTTAATATTTCTCGTTGTTTTTGGACATCTCATTAGTCCTTTAAAGGAACAGGATGGTTTTCTATTTACTTTATATACAGTCATATTTCTTTTCCATATGCCAGCTTTTATCATGATATCAGGGTATTTTGCAAAAGGTTTTAAAAAGAAAGGCTATTTATCCAAATCAGTAAAAAAAATATTAATACCTTACTTTATTTTCCAAATTATTTATTCCATTTATTATTACTTTAATGGCCAAGAAGAAAGGTTATCTTTTGATTTTTTACATCCCCATTGGTCGCTATGGTTTTTGTTAAGTTTGTTTTTCTGGATTTTACTGTTATATCTATTTGCGAAATTAAAATGGATAGGATTTGCTTTAGCCATTGTAATAGGTATTTGTATAGGTTATGTGGACCAAGCCGGAAGTTTTTTAAGCTTATCAAGAACATTTGTATTTTTCCCATATTTCTTATTAGGATATTTACTTAAAGAAAATCAGCTTAGACGCCTTATTCGAACCAGGTATTCTCTTCCAATTGGCTTAATAATAATTGCTGGAACTCTTATATACTTTGGAGTTGCTTTTCCGAAAGATGCTGTCCCATGGCTGTTAGGAGATACTTCCTATGCGAACATGGGTGGAAAAGAGATTTCAGATGGATTAATTAGAGGTATCCAATATATACTTACATTTATTGTTATTTTCGGATTTATGATGTTAATTCCATCTGGCCAATTCAAAGTAACGAAAATAGGTGAAAGAACAATCTATGTTTATTTATTTCATGGATTTATCATTAAATCCATACAATCCATTATTCCTGAAGAAGTTCTAGATCCTATCATTGGTAATTATTTTCTTCTCATCTTCATCTCACTGATTATTTGTTTAATACTAGGAAGTTTTTTAATAAAGAAATATACGCGACCATTGGTTGAACTTGAATTTCCCCTTAGTAACAGGGGGGGATAA
- a CDS encoding M50 family metallopeptidase, with translation MGIIRDKLSIKFFLFLLFAFLLIHVPLLGSYIKIINTLIHESGHAMIALLSGKVERISLFMNSEGVTYSSQSTWIGSFVTSLAGYIFASFMAFLSFLFIGKNKQTLLIDILLGFIFLNLIFWVRNPYGIFWLCSFAVGFLFLLIKGSQNVRDHSLLLIASILLVDSVNSAFEILYISFLHPQGAGDAANLARLTVIIPTQIWGIFFFLQSIWFCYFGLKRGYYRLGK, from the coding sequence ATGGGCATAATACGTGATAAGTTGAGTATAAAATTTTTTCTTTTTCTATTGTTTGCTTTTTTATTGATTCATGTCCCGCTTCTTGGAAGTTATATAAAAATAATCAATACCCTCATCCATGAATCGGGTCACGCAATGATTGCTTTACTCAGTGGGAAAGTAGAGCGTATTTCTTTATTTATGAATTCTGAAGGAGTTACGTATAGCAGCCAGTCAACATGGATCGGTAGTTTCGTGACAAGCCTTGCTGGATATATATTCGCTTCATTTATGGCATTTTTATCTTTTTTATTTATTGGTAAAAATAAACAAACGCTTTTAATTGATATTTTGTTAGGGTTTATCTTCTTAAATCTAATTTTTTGGGTACGAAATCCTTATGGGATATTTTGGCTTTGTTCATTCGCAGTGGGTTTTCTTTTTTTACTCATTAAAGGAAGTCAAAACGTAAGAGATCATTCATTATTATTAATAGCATCTATTTTACTTGTTGACTCGGTCAATAGTGCTTTTGAAATTCTGTATATCAGCTTTCTTCATCCTCAGGGTGCAGGGGATGCGGCAAATCTGGCACGTTTAACGGTGATCATCCCTACGCAAATCTGGGGAATCTTCTTCTTCCTTCAATCTATTTGGTTTTGTTACTTTGGATTAAAAAGAGGCTATTATAGACTAGGTAAATAA
- a CDS encoding GntR family transcriptional regulator, translated as MQKAQIPTYERIAIDLANRIYDGKFKVGEKIHGRSTLASEYKVSPETVRRAIKILEDVEIVQSTKGSGIVISSRENAYKYIHRFSNLESIKDLEKQMNTLIDERDKLDEQLFETLRKIMDYSGKLRHTNPLAPIEVEVFPGCTHIGQTISETKFWQNTGGTVIGMKRKGELIISPGPYALIMEGDILLVIGDDQTYDRVLHFLHD; from the coding sequence ATGCAAAAAGCACAAATACCAACATACGAACGTATTGCAATTGATTTGGCAAATAGAATATATGATGGAAAGTTTAAAGTAGGAGAAAAAATTCATGGAAGATCCACGTTAGCGAGTGAATACAAAGTATCTCCTGAAACAGTGCGGAGAGCGATAAAGATATTAGAGGATGTTGAGATTGTACAGTCCACTAAAGGCAGTGGGATTGTGATCTCATCAAGGGAGAATGCCTATAAATATATTCATCGTTTTTCAAATCTAGAGAGTATTAAAGATCTTGAGAAACAAATGAACACACTTATAGATGAAAGAGATAAACTGGATGAACAGTTATTTGAAACATTAAGAAAAATTATGGATTACTCAGGAAAACTTCGTCATACGAATCCATTAGCCCCTATTGAGGTAGAGGTTTTTCCGGGTTGTACTCATATAGGTCAAACGATTTCGGAGACAAAGTTTTGGCAAAATACTGGTGGAACTGTCATTGGTATGAAACGTAAGGGTGAATTGATTATTTCACCAGGGCCCTACGCATTAATTATGGAGGGGGATATACTCCTCGTTATAGGTGATGATCAAACATATGATAGGGTGCTTCATTTTTTACACGATTGA
- a CDS encoding membrane-spanning protein — MKRKLIVGLSVVFIIFMISLVVFYLIKGDSSRWQVSLGGIFVSAIPLLLLFKKHNPFNVPLILGYYLFIFCSLFLGSISSFYLHYKWWDSTLHFYKGLYVALAGITLYKICIPEKVRDELSKWILFLFVLSLAALASVIWEVYEFLGDLTPITHTMQRGGNTDTMLDLLCGLVGGLLVAIYSLTRKQNI; from the coding sequence ATGAAACGAAAATTAATCGTAGGGTTAAGTGTGGTTTTTATCATTTTTATGATTTCTCTGGTAGTTTTCTACTTAATAAAAGGAGATTCTTCCAGATGGCAGGTATCTCTTGGGGGCATATTCGTAAGTGCAATTCCACTTCTATTGTTATTTAAAAAACACAATCCCTTTAATGTCCCACTAATATTGGGATATTATCTCTTCATTTTTTGTTCCTTGTTTCTCGGATCGATATCTAGTTTTTATCTTCATTATAAATGGTGGGATTCTACCCTTCACTTCTATAAAGGGCTGTATGTTGCTCTCGCCGGCATTACTTTGTATAAAATCTGTATCCCTGAAAAGGTACGCGATGAACTCTCAAAATGGATTCTTTTTTTGTTTGTACTTTCACTTGCTGCTTTAGCAAGTGTCATTTGGGAGGTTTATGAATTTTTAGGGGATTTGACGCCTATTACACACACCATGCAGCGAGGAGGAAATACAGATACCATGCTAGATTTACTCTGTGGATTGGTAGGCGGACTTTTAGTTGCTATTTATTCCTTAACACGAAAACAAAATATATAG
- a CDS encoding NAD(P)H-dependent flavin oxidoreductase — translation MMPKVPILQGGMGVGISLSKLASAVANAGGIGIISGTGITVDEMRTHIRKAKERIKGAGYIGVNVLFAMNDFAEKMKAALEEKVDFIISGAGISRDMYSWGKQAGIPVISIVSSAKLAKISERLGAAAVVVEGFEAGGHLGTDRPMFEILPEIVDAVSIPVIAAGGILNGYDIAKALSMGASGVQMGTRFVASEECDAPLAFKEKYVNANKEDLVLVKTTVGLQGRAIVNNFTKLISGANKLKIAKCHDCLKNCSYRFCTLDSLLTSVSGDVENGLVFAGARVDEIKDILPVQKIIDNLTEEYRSAKVDSILPLS, via the coding sequence ATGATGCCAAAGGTTCCGATTCTACAGGGTGGCATGGGCGTAGGTATCTCACTAAGCAAGTTAGCTTCGGCTGTCGCAAACGCAGGAGGAATTGGGATAATATCTGGTACTGGAATAACCGTAGATGAGATGCGAACACATATCCGTAAAGCCAAGGAACGTATTAAGGGTGCAGGGTACATTGGTGTAAATGTCCTTTTTGCCATGAATGACTTTGCTGAAAAAATGAAAGCCGCTTTAGAAGAGAAGGTTGATTTTATTATTTCCGGCGCAGGAATCTCTAGAGATATGTATTCTTGGGGAAAACAAGCTGGAATACCTGTTATTTCCATTGTCTCTTCCGCAAAACTAGCAAAAATTTCCGAACGTCTCGGAGCAGCGGCCGTGGTCGTAGAAGGTTTTGAGGCTGGGGGACATCTTGGAACAGATCGCCCAATGTTCGAAATCCTACCAGAAATTGTTGATGCAGTATCCATACCTGTTATCGCAGCTGGAGGAATCTTGAATGGATATGATATTGCAAAAGCACTGTCCATGGGAGCGTCTGGAGTACAAATGGGAACGAGGTTCGTAGCGAGTGAGGAATGTGATGCTCCATTAGCATTTAAGGAAAAGTATGTAAACGCAAATAAAGAAGATTTGGTCCTAGTGAAAACCACCGTTGGACTGCAAGGCAGAGCAATAGTTAACAACTTTACTAAATTAATTAGTGGTGCAAATAAATTAAAAATCGCTAAATGCCATGATTGTTTAAAAAATTGCTCTTACCGATTTTGCACATTAGATTCATTACTAACTTCCGTTTCGGGTGATGTTGAAAATGGACTTGTGTTCGCTGGAGCCCGAGTGGATGAGATTAAAGACATCCTTCCGGTCCAAAAAATTATTGACAATCTTACAGAAGAGTATCGTTCCGCAAAAGTGGATTCAATATTACCACTATCATAA
- a CDS encoding MerR family transcriptional regulator codes for MNTSEVAKSLGVSSSTIQRWVKQLELPMEKNDRGHYHFSNEDINLLKKIHEELQTGTLLHDITPVRTKKSARKGAVKAVENEEALEKVWKKVNELELGINSKADSVASYQLLQHRSDIEELQSQVNELTSQLRLLQEQLAEQRNQSKKEKTMVIDSSKERRKRKNMIGSLFGF; via the coding sequence ATGAATACAAGTGAAGTAGCAAAATCATTAGGGGTATCCTCTAGTACTATTCAAAGGTGGGTGAAACAGCTCGAGCTTCCGATGGAAAAAAATGATCGGGGACATTATCATTTTTCTAACGAAGATATTAACCTACTAAAAAAAATTCATGAAGAACTTCAAACTGGTACTCTCTTGCATGATATTACTCCGGTACGAACAAAGAAGAGTGCTCGAAAAGGAGCTGTGAAAGCAGTTGAGAATGAGGAGGCCCTTGAAAAAGTGTGGAAGAAGGTAAACGAATTAGAACTTGGCATAAATTCTAAGGCAGATTCTGTTGCCTCCTATCAACTTTTACAACATCGCAGCGATATTGAGGAATTACAGAGTCAGGTAAATGAATTAACTAGTCAACTTAGACTACTTCAAGAGCAATTGGCTGAACAGAGAAACCAATCCAAAAAGGAAAAAACAATGGTTATTGATTCGTCTAAAGAGAGAAGAAAAAGAAAAAATATGATTGGTTCCCTTTTTGGCTTCTGA
- a CDS encoding aspartate kinase, translating into MKVVKFGGSSLASGKQMEKVYQIVISDLERKIVVVSAPGKRFTNDEKVTDLLIKCAEAAIQNHTIKEKVDAVIERYAFIAEELSLSHTVIEEIRDDLMKRLQSDKEKPDRFMDRVKASGEDNQAKLTAAYFRKKGLEAHYIDPLEAGLLVSDEPGNAQVLPESYENLHLLKYRSGVLIFPGFFGYSKEGEVFTFSRSGSDITGSILANAVKADLYENFTDVDAVYSVNPNIVSNPREIKELTYREMRELSYAGFTVLHDEALVPAFRAEIPVQIKNTNNPAAPGTRIVNERHNTNGPVIGIASDKGFCSIYVSKYLMNREIGFGRKLLGVLEDFGLSYEHTPSGIDDISVIMRENQLNASLEEKIIHRIKTELQADEVKVEHSLALIMVVGEGMRHNVGTMARASKALARYSVNIEMINQGSSEVSMMFGVKEVDEKRAVQALYEEFFVPVTV; encoded by the coding sequence ATGAAAGTAGTTAAGTTTGGAGGTTCCTCATTGGCTTCTGGAAAACAAATGGAGAAGGTATACCAAATTGTAATATCAGACCTTGAGCGAAAAATTGTAGTTGTTTCTGCACCTGGAAAAAGATTTACAAACGATGAAAAGGTAACAGACTTATTGATAAAGTGTGCTGAGGCAGCTATACAGAACCATACCATTAAGGAAAAGGTGGATGCAGTGATTGAGCGTTATGCTTTTATTGCTGAGGAACTTTCCCTATCGCATACTGTTATTGAAGAGATTCGTGATGATTTAATGAAAAGACTACAATCCGACAAAGAAAAACCTGATCGGTTTATGGACCGGGTAAAAGCAAGTGGAGAAGATAACCAAGCTAAACTAACAGCCGCTTATTTTCGGAAAAAGGGTCTTGAAGCCCATTATATTGACCCTCTTGAGGCTGGGCTCCTCGTCAGTGATGAACCAGGAAATGCTCAAGTATTACCAGAGTCTTATGAAAATTTGCACTTACTCAAGTATCGGTCTGGGGTATTGATCTTTCCAGGTTTTTTTGGTTACAGCAAGGAGGGGGAAGTGTTCACATTTTCTCGAAGTGGATCCGATATTACAGGATCTATCCTAGCAAATGCAGTAAAAGCCGACCTTTATGAAAATTTTACTGATGTGGATGCGGTCTATTCCGTAAACCCCAATATTGTGAGTAATCCAAGAGAAATTAAGGAATTAACCTACCGTGAAATGAGAGAACTTTCATATGCAGGTTTTACCGTATTGCATGATGAAGCACTAGTACCGGCCTTTCGCGCTGAAATACCTGTTCAGATAAAAAATACTAATAATCCAGCAGCTCCTGGTACAAGGATTGTTAATGAGCGGCACAACACAAATGGTCCGGTAATTGGGATAGCCAGTGACAAAGGATTCTGCAGCATTTACGTAAGCAAGTATTTAATGAACAGAGAAATTGGCTTTGGGCGGAAGCTATTGGGTGTATTAGAGGACTTTGGTCTTTCTTACGAACACACACCTTCGGGGATAGATGATATATCAGTTATTATGAGAGAGAATCAACTAAATGCTAGCCTAGAAGAAAAGATTATCCATCGTATTAAGACAGAATTGCAGGCTGACGAGGTGAAAGTTGAACATAGCTTAGCACTCATTATGGTTGTCGGTGAGGGGATGCGTCATAATGTCGGTACGATGGCGAGAGCATCTAAGGCATTAGCAAGGTATAGTGTTAATATCGAAATGATTAATCAAGGATCATCAGAGGTTAGCATGATGTTTGGAGTGAAGGAGGTGGATGAGAAACGAGCAGTTCAAGCACTTTATGAAGAGTTTTTTGTTCCTGTGACAGTATAA
- a CDS encoding ABC transporter ATP-binding protein, which translates to MIEFKNIVKKYRNKTIINPFSLDIEAGQLVVFIGPSGCGKTTLLKMINKLIQPTSGSIFVNGTDISKMNPIELRRNIGYVIQNTGLFPHMTIEENLELIPKLKGEDPEAIEEKTKELLSLVGLEPNEFLHRFPKELSGGQQQRVGVARAFSTNSDIILMDEPFSALDPVTRSSLQDELFQMQKELNKTIIFVTHDMDEAIKIADKICILKDGDILQYDTPENILKNPANDFVEDFIGKRRVWNNPELLLAEDIMIHHPIKINAMRNVLQAIEIMKENKVDSLMVTDKSNVLKGLVTLKSIQLLNRNTSIELVMEKKVLSVSQDANLISVLAMMNEHKIGYLPVVNHTNQLTGLITRSSILSALSSQLIDLEVAF; encoded by the coding sequence TTGATAGAGTTTAAGAACATCGTAAAAAAATATCGCAACAAAACCATCATTAATCCTTTCTCATTGGATATAGAGGCTGGTCAATTAGTTGTTTTTATTGGGCCGAGTGGCTGTGGGAAAACAACATTGCTTAAAATGATCAATAAATTAATTCAACCAACCTCTGGAAGTATATTTGTCAATGGAACAGACATTTCGAAAATGAATCCAATAGAACTCCGCAGGAATATTGGATATGTCATTCAAAACACCGGGCTATTTCCCCATATGACCATCGAAGAGAACTTAGAATTAATTCCTAAACTTAAAGGAGAAGATCCAGAGGCAATTGAGGAAAAGACAAAGGAATTGCTTTCTTTGGTTGGTTTAGAACCAAATGAATTCTTACACCGTTTCCCAAAAGAGTTAAGTGGTGGTCAACAGCAAAGAGTTGGTGTAGCAAGAGCCTTCTCAACAAACTCCGATATCATTTTAATGGATGAACCCTTCAGCGCACTAGACCCAGTTACAAGAAGCTCTCTACAGGATGAACTTTTCCAAATGCAAAAGGAACTTAATAAAACTATTATCTTTGTTACCCATGACATGGATGAAGCTATTAAAATAGCAGACAAAATCTGTATATTAAAAGATGGTGATATTTTACAATATGATACACCGGAAAATATTCTTAAAAATCCTGCTAATGACTTTGTAGAAGACTTTATTGGAAAAAGAAGGGTTTGGAACAATCCTGAATTATTATTGGCAGAGGATATTATGATTCATCATCCAATTAAAATTAATGCAATGCGAAACGTATTGCAGGCGATTGAGATCATGAAAGAAAATAAAGTGGATAGTTTAATGGTCACTGACAAAAGCAACGTCCTTAAGGGGCTAGTTACATTAAAAAGCATCCAGCTGCTTAATCGGAACACTTCAATCGAACTTGTCATGGAGAAAAAGGTATTATCCGTTTCACAAGATGCCAATTTAATCTCCGTGTTAGCAATGATGAATGAACATAAAATTGGTTATTTACCCGTTGTAAATCATACTAACCAGTTAACTGGTCTAATTACAAGAAGCAGTATATTATCCGCATTAAGCAGCCAACTAATTGATTTGGAGGTGGCATTTTGA
- a CDS encoding glycine betaine ABC transporter substrate-binding protein, giving the protein MSNFWNYVTSNYEQITDLLGQHLYLSIISVLIAIIIGIPLGILISNEPKLSKPIIGTTNVIQAVPSLALLGFLIPFIGIGSNPAIVMVVLYSLLPIVKNTYTGLTNIDGDILEAAKGIGLTKSQTMRKVQLPLAFPMIMAGIRISAVTAVGLMTIAAFVGAGGLGYLVFSGVQTVDNNMILAGAIPACILALLIDFVVGKLEASLSYTSKKNTSKNSVKNGKRAKKVMIAIASLLLVAAGTFKVYSTANAEEKIVIGSKNFSEQLILGNMLADLIENKTDIQVERKLNLGGSQVAFSAIKNGDIDLYVEYTGTGLVNILNQPPQSNPDQVYNYVQKEFKKKYDIELLKPIGFNNTYALAVRQDTAKQYNLKTISDLAKVSSGLIMGPTIEFPNREDGLIGLSKTYNMTFKDVKAVDGGLRYTALKNHKSDVIDAFSTDGLLEAFQLMVLEDDKNFFPPYYAVPIIKGETLKEHPELKKVLNSLSGKLTDEKMRELNYKVDSLKQSPAKVAKEFLKEEGLLK; this is encoded by the coding sequence ATGAGTAATTTTTGGAACTATGTAACTTCAAACTATGAACAAATTACCGACTTACTAGGACAACATCTTTATTTAAGCATCATTTCTGTACTCATTGCTATTATTATCGGTATTCCACTTGGAATCTTAATTTCAAATGAACCAAAGCTTTCAAAGCCAATAATTGGAACTACAAATGTTATTCAAGCTGTTCCAAGCTTAGCTTTACTCGGTTTCCTCATACCATTTATTGGGATTGGTAGTAATCCAGCAATTGTAATGGTCGTGTTATATTCTCTCCTCCCTATTGTAAAGAATACGTATACGGGATTAACAAACATTGATGGAGACATTCTGGAAGCCGCCAAAGGCATCGGTCTGACCAAAAGTCAAACGATGAGAAAGGTTCAATTACCACTTGCCTTCCCGATGATTATGGCGGGTATCAGAATTTCAGCAGTTACTGCTGTTGGTTTAATGACGATTGCTGCCTTCGTAGGTGCAGGTGGGCTTGGTTATTTAGTATTCTCAGGAGTACAAACTGTTGATAACAACATGATTTTAGCTGGAGCAATACCGGCATGTATTTTAGCCCTATTGATTGACTTTGTTGTCGGAAAACTTGAAGCTTCACTTTCTTATACTAGCAAGAAAAACACGTCCAAGAATTCAGTTAAAAATGGAAAAAGAGCAAAAAAAGTTATGATTGCCATTGCGTCCTTACTATTGGTAGCTGCTGGCACCTTTAAAGTGTATTCAACAGCAAATGCAGAAGAAAAGATTGTCATTGGTTCAAAAAACTTTAGCGAACAATTAATATTAGGAAATATGCTTGCCGATTTAATCGAAAATAAGACAGATATCCAAGTTGAGAGAAAGCTGAATCTTGGCGGTAGTCAGGTAGCCTTTAGCGCAATTAAAAACGGAGATATTGATTTATATGTGGAATATACCGGAACAGGATTGGTAAATATTTTAAACCAGCCTCCACAAAGTAATCCGGATCAAGTCTATAATTATGTTCAAAAAGAATTTAAGAAAAAGTATGATATAGAATTATTAAAACCGATTGGATTTAATAATACGTATGCTTTGGCAGTGAGACAAGACACAGCTAAACAATATAATTTAAAGACCATTTCCGACCTTGCTAAAGTGAGCAGCGGACTAATCATGGGGCCAACTATAGAATTTCCTAATCGTGAAGATGGGTTAATTGGACTTTCTAAGACGTATAATATGACATTTAAAGATGTTAAAGCAGTAGATGGTGGACTTCGCTATACCGCTCTCAAGAACCATAAGAGTGATGTAATTGATGCGTTTTCTACAGATGGCTTACTTGAAGCCTTCCAATTAATGGTATTAGAAGATGATAAAAATTTCTTCCCACCATATTACGCAGTACCTATTATTAAGGGAGAAACCTTAAAGGAACACCCAGAGCTTAAAAAAGTCTTGAACTCTCTCTCAGGAAAACTTACAGACGAAAAAATGCGTGAGTTGAATTATAAGGTGGACAGTCTCAAACAGTCACCTGCAAAAGTAGCCAAAGAATTCCTGAAAGAAGAAGGTTTACTTAAATAA
- a CDS encoding MerR family transcriptional regulator, translating into MKTYTLKEVSKKINVAPGILRQWEKEFEDLLEIPRSKQGARIYTEVEIDFLLEIKQMASKKLSKVLIREQLLKGSEAEMETITAEVPLSEKQVEQTQEFEPESETIVSEVPLEVIADSLTPVAVHDDVFNNTELFFEAMETYKKNFLNEVKEEIRNVVRKEVVEEVKKEIYKGTYHTVKSISDSIYKSSATTKADIQELSESLERTSENTSQSLQYLSKSIANVSIDTSEEIFTLSKQLSETTEELAHYVDVTNTEISSLTEAITKDRDFFIEERNQYRHEVTQRELAFQQMLTGFRDVAAAKEKKWWKFWAN; encoded by the coding sequence ATGAAAACTTATACCCTAAAAGAAGTGTCCAAAAAGATAAATGTTGCGCCTGGAATCTTACGCCAATGGGAAAAGGAGTTTGAAGATTTATTAGAAATTCCCCGTTCAAAACAAGGTGCAAGAATTTACACTGAGGTAGAAATTGATTTCCTACTAGAAATAAAACAAATGGCTTCAAAAAAATTAAGCAAAGTTTTAATCCGTGAACAATTACTAAAAGGATCGGAAGCTGAAATGGAGACAATTACAGCCGAGGTACCGCTAAGTGAAAAACAAGTAGAGCAAACACAAGAATTTGAACCTGAAAGTGAGACTATTGTAAGTGAAGTACCATTAGAAGTAATTGCTGATTCCCTAACACCTGTAGCTGTCCATGATGATGTTTTTAATAATACAGAACTATTTTTTGAAGCTATGGAGACTTATAAGAAAAATTTCTTAAATGAGGTAAAAGAAGAAATCAGGAATGTAGTTCGGAAGGAAGTCGTTGAAGAAGTAAAAAAAGAGATATATAAAGGAACATATCATACGGTTAAATCCATATCTGACTCTATTTATAAATCCTCAGCAACGACAAAAGCTGATATACAAGAATTATCGGAGTCACTTGAAAGAACATCAGAGAATACCTCCCAATCATTACAATACCTTTCCAAAAGCATTGCTAACGTTTCAATAGATACTTCAGAAGAAATTTTTACACTTTCAAAGCAATTATCTGAGACGACCGAGGAATTAGCGCATTACGTTGATGTAACGAATACCGAAATCTCAAGTCTCACTGAAGCTATAACAAAAGACCGGGATTTTTTCATTGAGGAGCGCAATCAATACCGTCATGAAGTTACGCAAAGAGAATTAGCTTTCCAACAAATGCTGACAGGTTTCAGAGATGTAGCTGCTGCTAAAGAAAAGAAATGGTGGAAATTTTGGGCTAATTAA